One Pomacea canaliculata isolate SZHN2017 linkage group LG9, ASM307304v1, whole genome shotgun sequence DNA segment encodes these proteins:
- the LOC112572698 gene encoding uncharacterized protein LOC112572698, with the protein MADCTYIQVLRLTVIAELLLLCVAQNTHMQNVAMGKACGISSTWNPSDTCSAVINGNIRDLNYPGNCIHTASYDNSPFWWVDLGTEFTISTMTIYGRTGYIDRMTQVNILLDNNIVKSFTRYDTWTNDKYDITVGRVGRIVKITKDSNSGETMNICQVEVWAQVCYAGWYGHYCTQACTYCPSGSVCDEVDGNCTTCETGFKLPHCEACDNGWYGDNCTQSCGHCAGRAVCDKVTGNCTSCQTGFLFPLCKVCRDGL; encoded by the exons ATGGCGGACTGTACATACATACAGGTCCTCAGACTTACTGTGATTGCCGAATTATTACTTTTGTGTGTTGCCcagaacacacacatgc aaaacGTTGCAATGGGCAAAGCGTGTGGCATAAGTTCTACGTGGAATCCCTCGGACACCTGCTCAGCGGTAATAAATGGAAACATCAGAGACCTCAATTATCCCGGCAACTGCATCCACACTGCGAGCTACGACAACTCACCTTTCTGGTGGGTGGACCTGGGGACTGAGTTCACCATCAGCACGATGACGATCTACGGTCGAACTGGCT ATATAGATAGGATGACTCAAGTTAACATTCTCCTTGATAACAACATCGTCAAAAGCTTCACCAGATACGACACATGGACAAACGATAAATATGACATCACAGTTGGTCGTGTAGGGCGAATTGtcaaaattacaaaagacaGTAACTCGGGTGAAACGATGAACATTTGTCAGGTGGAGGTGTGGG CTCAAGTGTGTTACGCCGGTTGGTATGGACACTACTGTACACAGGCCTGTACTTACTGTCCCAGCGGCTCTGTCTGTGACGAGGTGGACGGCAACTGTACGACCTGTGAAACCGGCTTCAAGCTGCCACACTGTGAAG CGTGTGATAACGGTTGGTATGGAGACAACTGTACACAATCTTGTGGTCACTGTGCCGGTCGTGCTGTCTGTGACAAGGTGACCGGCAACTGTACGTCCTGCCAGACAGGCTTCCTGTTCCCCTTGTGTAAAG TGTGTAGGGACGGTTTGTAG